The uncultured Tateyamaria sp. region GAACATGCCAAACGTGCAATTGCCGCGCACAACCGTGTTGGCCCCGGCAAAGCTTTCCATCAGCACCGCCGTGATCTCCAACTGCCCCGCCGAAGACTGCCGATCCCCCCGCTTGCCCGCAAGCTGGTCAATGTCATCGATGGTGCCGAACCCGATCACGTTCGGGTCGATCACGTTGTTGATGAACGCCTTGGCGTTCTGGCCCGACTTGCCCTGATAGCTGTCGATGTTGTCGGTGCTCAGGTTCTGGTAGCGAAAGGCATAACCCGCAACGCTGCAATACTCGTTGATCAGACCCGCCATCATCTGGATCAGCGTCGTCTTGCCCGTCCCCGGCGCCCCGTCCCCCATGAAGGTAAAGATGAAGCCGCCCAGTTCGGCAAAGGGATTCAGCCGCCTATCGAAATCATAGGCCATCAGCATCTTGGCCAGCTTCATCGCCTGGTACTTGGCGATGTGGTTGCCCACGACCTCATGCGGTTTCTTGAAGGTCATGGTCAGGGTTTGCGTCTTGGCGCGGGACGCAGGCGTAAACCCCTGAACGGTGAAATCATCCGCCTCCACATGCCAACTGGCGCTTTGGAACGGGGCAAGGCGCGGGGCAGACCCGGCGCGCAAGGCCACCTTCTCCATGAGCGCCTCGGCAAAGGCGGTGATGGTGGCCACCAGATGCGCATCGTCCGGGGCGTGTGTGGCGATGTCCAGATCCAACTCCCACAATGCGCCGTGCAGGGCGGTCTGGCCGTTATCCGTCAACACTTCTTCGACCTCACCCACCTCGACCGTCACCTCGGTCTGGTGCGCCGACAAAAGATAGGCCACCGCATTGCCAAAGACATAAAGGGTGATCAGCGCCTCAGCAGCGAGCAGTTCGGCAAATTCGGTCTTGCGCGCGGTGGGCAGCGCCCCTTCAAGGTTCGCGCGCTTCAGATCACCAAGGCCCGAGACAGAGGCGTAATTTTCCGCCACGGCCAGCGCGATTGAGATCGCGCGGCGCAATGCATTCAGAACGGTGGCTTGCACCGGTGACATCAGCGCGTCATCATCGTCGGCCCCTTCAATGGTCGCCATCACCTGCACGGCCCCGGTGGGCACGGTGCGCCGGGTGACAAGCCCGGGCGTGGTGGTGCGAAACCGGCGGCGCGTCCCGATACCCGAGGACCGCTCCTGCTGCGGCGCATCCTTCCCCTTCCCGATCCGCGGGGCGTGGTCAAAGCCTTGCAACATGGCAAGCGCCATGGGGTAATGCGCCGTAATCTCGGCCTCGCGCAGTTCCATTTGGTCCGACGTCTGGCTCATATCACTGACCTGCTCTCTTCACTTTGCAAAATAAACTCCCCCCGGAGGGCCGATCTGCCATCATGTCACCCCCCCTCAGTACCGCAACACACGGCCAGCCGGGCTGACCACGTATTTGCGCACCGATCCAAAGCCGGGTGGGTTCATCTCTTCCAGCGCCTGAAACGCGCGTTGCGGCAACACGATGCTGCGCTCCATCCGCGTGGCCCCAAGGTCCGCACCACGGCCCGAGAACGGATCAAGCGCGAACACCTCGCGTTCGACGGACGAAAACCAGCCAGACCGTTCCTCGATCACGCGTTCAGAGCGTAGATCCTCTTCGGTCCAGACCAGCGCCCAATCCTGCCCCTCCGGCGCGCGGGCGGTTTTCAGCACATCCAGAATGGGCCCGGATTGCGCGGTGAACGCCGACGAATACATCGGTCCCGCATAAAACCGGCGCAGCCGTTTGGGGTGCAGATCGTCAAAATCCTCGTCAAACCCCTTGGCGATGGTCACCAGCTTCAGCTTGCCCAGCGATTGCGCCATCAGATGTGCTTGCGCTTCGGGCCAGCGGCGCGGGTCCTTGGGCAGCGCGGTGCGGCCGGTATCCTCA contains the following coding sequences:
- a CDS encoding ATP-binding protein; this encodes MSQTSDQMELREAEITAHYPMALAMLQGFDHAPRIGKGKDAPQQERSSGIGTRRRFRTTTPGLVTRRTVPTGAVQVMATIEGADDDDALMSPVQATVLNALRRAISIALAVAENYASVSGLGDLKRANLEGALPTARKTEFAELLAAEALITLYVFGNAVAYLLSAHQTEVTVEVGEVEEVLTDNGQTALHGALWELDLDIATHAPDDAHLVATITAFAEALMEKVALRAGSAPRLAPFQSASWHVEADDFTVQGFTPASRAKTQTLTMTFKKPHEVVGNHIAKYQAMKLAKMLMAYDFDRRLNPFAELGGFIFTFMGDGAPGTGKTTLIQMMAGLINEYCSVAGYAFRYQNLSTDNIDSYQGKSGQNAKAFINNVIDPNVIGFGTIDDIDQLAGKRGDRQSSAGQLEITAVLMESFAGANTVVRGNCTFGMFSNYPENVDDALRQRAGARFLVDGPQTREDYIDILALLMGKNHDIPMGAHELFSAQEIKKAVAASFDAHSRPHEPGLMEVFDRVHSEVGALDTIAKLGTYLKGIQQADERFTGRAIKNITDAVKVRAMDFELPDEWMENPELFLFKSYDEKKAMIEELRVPITVDMVVQEINRYADSEFRYADKSDEVAIEAMVRDFARQEEAKKRYLGGKG